The Gammaproteobacteria bacterium DNA window CAATTATTGATGTGATTATATGAGCTTGTATACCTGGACTTAAGCTAACTTGTGAGCCAGGTTTGAAGAATAATATATTCAGCACGATACATAAAAAGGTCACAGGTAATACAATCAGACCTAGATGCTCCACGTGCTTAAATAGGCTTGTAAAATATAATATTGCGCAAATGACAAATGCAGCGATGAATAAAGAATTATAGAAGTAGAAATTTATTCCATTTTCAGTGAAAAGACGTGACCAAACCATCAGGGTCATCGCAGCCATGGTCAGCGTCCAAGGAGCGATAAATTTAAAGCGAGTAGACTCATGCCCACTTGCTTGAGTTTGCATGTGGTACCAAATAGCCCCAGAAGTGATGGCACAAAGTATTGCTGATATGAATCCAATCATTATTGAGATATTAATTAGCCCTGAATACGCTTCGTGTCAATCGAATTATAGTTCGATTACTGATTTAGATGAATTATCTGAAGGAATTCAGTGCATTGCGATGGATTAGACATTTCGTCTAAAACGCCGATGCTAGCATCAGCATGCATTAAAATGATCATTAAAATAATATTATAATAGCCCTATGAAAATAAATGTTTTGGGTTGTAGCGGTGGGATTGGCAGCGGATTGCGTACAACGGCATTGCGCGTTGACATGAACACATTGCTTGACTGTGGTACTGGCGTGGGCGACTTGCCATTAGATGACTTATTTCAAATTAAACATGTATTTATCACTCATAGTCATTTAGACCATGTTGCTGGGTTGCCTCTACTAGTTGACACTATTTACGAGAGTTTAATTAATGAACCGTTAACAGTTCATTGCCAGTTAGAAACTTACCAAGTATTAATGGATCATATCTTTAACTGGAAAATATGGCCTAATTTCTTCTGTCTGCCAAACGATGAAAATCCTGTGGTACGTTTTGCACCCATGCAGCCTGGAAAGGATGTGATTATTGATGACAAAACATTCTCCATGGTTGAAGTTGAACACACTGTGCCTGCGGTAGGTTATATGGTTCAAGACTCAAGCACAGGTAGCAGCTTTGCTTTTAGCGGCGATACTGCTTCAGCACCAAAATTATGGAATATGCTTAATCAGCAAAACAAGGTCGATTTGCTGATTGTGGAGTGCGCATTCGCTGATGAGCGATCTGAAATAGCCAATCAGGCCAAGCATTTTTCTCCACAGTCATTAGCTCGCGAGTTGACTTCGTTAACACATCAGCTGCAGGTGTGTGTCTCGCATTTACAGCCTGGAGAAGAAGAAAAAATCATGCAAGAATTACGTCTAGCCATGCCGGAAAGGGACATAAGGTCAATTGTCAGCGGCGATATTCTTGTTCTATAGCTTCATCCATAACCTTTGAGTGAACCTGGTTTAATAAACAATCAGTCGATTGCTTAGTTTTCCATAGATCGTTAATTGCTAAGCCGTTAAACTAAGGTCTTAGATTAAGATTCAATATAAGCGAGTAAACATGTTTGATAATTTAACCAAGCGTCTTTCCGATACGGTTGGAAAGCTGCGCGGTCAAGCACGATTAACAGAAGATAATATCCAAGAAGCTTTACGCGAAGTGCGTATGGCGCTGTTGGAAGCTGATGTAGCTTTGCCAGTAGTAAAAACATTTATTGAGCGTGTACGTACAGCTGCAGTAGGAAAAGAGGTGATTGAAAACATCACTCCTGGTCAAGCGTTTATTAAAGTTGTTCAAGATCAATTAGTTCATCTGATGGGTGATGCCAATGAAGGTTTACAGCTTAATACACAACCCCCGGCCATCGTACTAGTTGCAGGTTTACAAGGCGCAGGTAAAACCACCACCATTGCTAAATTGGCTAAGCGTCTCACGGATACAGAAAAGAAGAAAATTAGCGTCGTCAGTTGTGACGTTTATCGCCCTGCAGCAATAAAACAATTAGAAACGCTCGCTAATCAAGTAGGCGTACACTTTTTTCCTAGTGAAGTTGAACAGACTCCTCTGACAATTGCGAAAAATGCGATTAGTCACGCTGAAACTAATCATGTTGATATTTTGTTTGTCGATACTGCAGGCCGTTTGCATGTTGACAATGAAATGATGGAAGAGATTAAAGCTCTTCATAGTGCCGTTAACCCTGTGGAAACATTGTTTGTAGTCGATAGTATGAGTGGCCAAGATGCAGCATTGTCTGCGCAAGCATTTAATGACGCGCTACCTTTAACGGGTGTCATTCTGACTAAAACTGATGGTGACGCACGAGGTGGTGCTGCACTATCAGTGAGAGAAATTACAGGGAAGCCAATAAAGTTCTTAGGGACTGGAGAAAAAGTTGATGGTTTAGAACCTTTTCATCCCGATCGAGTTGCCTCAAGAATTCTAGGTATGGGCGATGTGGTGTCCTTGGTTGAAGAGGCGCAGCAAAAAGTTGATCATCAAGAAGCGGGTCGATTAGCTAAGAAACTCAAAAGCGGTAAGGGATTTAGTCTTAATGATTTACGCTCTCAGTTGGTACAAATGCAGAATATGGGCGGGGTAAATAGCTTGATTGATAAACTCCCTGGTGCTGGCAATATTTCTGAGGCGATGAAATCGCAAGCCAGCGATAAGTCAGTGATTCATATGGTGGCGATGATTGACTCAATGACACGAAAAGAACGTCGATTCCCGGATATTATCAAAGCCACGCGTAAACAGCGCATCGCAGCTGGCTCAGGGATGCAAGTCCAAGATGTTAACAGGCTGCTGAAACAATATACTCAAATGCGCAAAATGATGAAAAAAATCTCGAAGAAAGGCGGCATGAAAAATATGATGCGAGCCATGCAAGGGAAAATGCCACCAAATATGCCGATGTAGGTAGGATAATTGGATGAATTTTAGCTTTAAATTTCCTGTAAATTCCGTACAATGCGCGGTTCGCCGCCGTCGGAAGCGGTTCGATAAACACAGCTGAGAATAAGCAAATAATATGGTTAGTATAAGATTAGCTCGAGGTGGCGCTAAAAAGCGTCCTTTTTATCACATTGTTGTGACAGACTCTCGTAAGCGCAGAGATAGTGGATATATTGAGAGACTTGGATATTTCAATCCGCGAGCAACTGGGCAAGAAGTCCGATTACATGTAGATATGGAGCGCGTAAACTATTGGCAGGGTGTTGGTGCAAAGTCATCTGAGCGCGTTGAGACACTTTTAAAGGGTGCAGATTCAGCAGCCTAACAAGATAGCTGAGAGTTATTTAGCATGAGCAACCATCGGTCGTCTCACGCTTGAAACAAAAAGAAAAAGTTTTATTAGGCCTAATTAATGGCCTGTTTGGCGTTAAAGGTTGGGTCAAAGTGTATTCCTACACAAGGCCACGAGCCAAAATTGTTGAATATAAGCACTGGTATTTGGGTGAAAATTTTGATCAACCAATACGAGTACAACAAGGTCGCTCGCAGAAGGGTGGAGTTGTTGCGAAGCTAGAAGGAATAGATGATCGTGAAGCAGCAGTCGAACTTCTAGATAATGAAATCTGGGTGGCTGGAGACCAGTTGCCTTCGCTGCCAAAAAATGAGTATTACTGGTATCAGCTAATTGGCCTTGAGGTACTGGGGAAAGATAATAAGCTTCTAGGTTCGATTAAAGGTCTGATTGAAACAGGGGCTAATGATGTCATGGTGGTAAGTGGTAAAGACAAGATTGAGCACTTAATTCCATACATTCAAGGGCAGGTGATAAAGTCCATCGATTTAGAGCAGAAGCGCATGGTGGTAGATTGGAATACTGATTTTTAATCAAATAATCTCAATTTAGCATCAATTTAACAGGGGCAAGACATGCGAATTGATGTCATTACATTGTTCCCCGAGCTGGTGTCGACCATGCTAGACCACGGAGTTGTGGGGCGAGCATTGCGAGCCAAGCAGGTAGATTTAGAGTTAACCAATCCTCGAGATTTTGCAGACGATGCAAATAATCGAGTAGATGATCGTCCTTACGGGGGTGGTCCTGGGATGGTGTTGCAGTATGCTCCATTATCCAAAGCGCTAGAGCATGTGAAATCCCAGTTGGATTCCAGTGTGAAAGCCAGAGTTGTATATTTAAGTCCTCAGGGGCAAAGACTAAATCAAACAGCGGTAAGACGTTTAAGTCAAAGCGAAAATTTGGTTTTAATGTGTGGGCGCTACGAAGGCATCGATGAACGTTTTATCGAAGCTAATATAGATGAGGAATTGTCGATCGGCGATTATGTCATTAGCGGTGGAGAACTTGCCGCAATGGTATTAATTGATGCCATGGTGCGAACGCTTCCGGGAGTGCTGGGAGATGATCAATCCGCTGAGCAAGAATCATTTGAGCACGGACTATTGGATTGTCCGCACTACACTAGACCAGAAAGTATTGATGGCAGTAAAGTGCCAGAAGAATTACTAAGTGGTGATCATAGTAAGATTGCAACTTGGAGATTAAAACAAGCGTTAGGACGAACTTATTTACGCCGTCCTGACATGATTGAGCAGCAACACTTGAGTGATCAAGAACAGCAACTATTAAAAGAATATTTAGTTGAAGTAAAAGCGAAAAACGAGAGATAAAGCCATGAGCAATATAATTAGTGAATTAGAAGCAGAACAACTTAAAACAGGATTCCCTGAGTTTTCTGCAGGTGACACCATTGTTGTACAGGTGAGAGTTAAAGAAGGCGATCGTGAGCGTCTACAGGCATTTGAAGGTGTTGTTATTGCTAAGAGAAATCGTGGAATTAACTCTGCATTTACTGTCAGAAAAATTTCTCACGGTGAAGGTGTAGAAAGAGTATTTCAAACCCACAGCCCATTGATTGCATCGGTCGAAGTTAAACGCCGCGGTGATGTGCGTCGTGCAAAACTATATTACTTGCGCGGATTGACAGGTAGGGCTGCAAGAATTAAAGAAAAGCTTGGTTAACATAGAAAGATGTTTCGATAGTTAAATAAACGCCTCATTTAATATGGGGCGTTTGTTATTTGGGAGGCTAATAAATGACAAAAAATTCCTTCGATTACATTCTGCCATCTCCGATAGGTTCGCTAGGGTTAAATATTTCAGTGAATGGAATACAACGTCTGTTCTATATTAAAACAAAGCAAGAATCATATATCCCTACCGGTGGATTTGCGGCAAAAGTGCATCAGCAAATCATGGAATATTTTGAGTTGCAAAGAACTGAGTTTGATTTGCCTGTCGATATTCAAGGTACAGCTTATCAAAATCGAGTATGGAATGAAGTGGCTAAAATTCCATATGGAGAATCATTAACTTATGGCGACATTGCTAAGGTGATCAATAGTGGTCCGCGTGCAGTTGGTAATGCTTGCCGTCATAATCCAGTCCCTATAATTATTCCCTGTCATCGTGTTGTGAGGAAGGGTGGTATTGGTGGCTACTGTGGCAGCGTTATGGGTAAACAGGTTCAGCAAAAAGACTGGTTGTTAAGGCATGAGATAGGTACGCCAGTAACTAGTGAGATTTTTGTATAAATATAGGAGATTGTATGGCATTACATAAAATAACTTGGCAAGGTGTATTGGTTCGCTTTTTAGTGGCGCTCGCATTAGTATTTTGCACTTACAACCCTCACGGTTGGTCTTATTTTGATTGGTTGCAATCATATTTAAATCCTGTGGGTGACGATACTACTAGTCTGCCATTGCTATTGTTAGCAGGGATTGTCTTGCTAATTGTTTGGACAATATATATTCGCGCAACGATGCGATCGCTAGGTATGTTTGGATTACTTCTGGCGGCTGCATTTTTTGGTGTGCTTCTTTGGTTGGCAATCGATTTTATTCCATCGTTGACCGATGATATGAAAATTCTAATCGATCTAGTGCTTGTAGTGTTAGCAGGAATTTTGGCAACAGGAATTACCTGGTCGCATATCCGTAGAAGAGTCACCGGCCAAGCTGATGTGGATGATGTTGAGTAGAAAATATATCTACAGCTGTTGAATTTAAGGTGATTCGTCACTATTTATAAAGTTATCGAATATTAATTGGAGTTAAGCAGTAATGAGTGAGCAAGCACAAGCAGAAAATAATAAAGAAACCCTAAAGTTTGAGTCAGAAGTCAGTCAAATCTTACATTTGATGATTCATTCCTTGTACTCAAACAAGGAGATCTTTTTAAGAGAACTAGTTTCAAATGCTTCAGATGCTTGCGATAAGCTTCGTTTTGAAGCGTTGTCAAATGCTGACCTTTTAACTGACGATACAGATCTTAAGATTCAAATCGAATACGACGAAGAAAATAAAACCATCTCTGTTCGCGATAATGGTATCGGCATGACGCGAGAGGAAGTGATTGAAAATATTGGCACTATTGCCAAGTCTGGCACAAAAGAATTTCTAGAAAATCTTACTGGAGATCAGGCAAAAGATTCCAATCTTATTGGCCAGTTTGGCGTCGGGTTTTATTCTGCGTTTATTGTTGCAAAAAGAGTGGAGTTAAAAACGCGTAGTGCGACTGTAGAGGCTAAACATGGTGTGCATTGGCAATCTGAAGGCACTGGTGAATATGACTTAGCTGAAATTGAAAAAGCAGATCGAGGCACTGAGATTATACTCCATCTTAAAGAAGAGGAAGTAGAATTATTATCCGGTTGGCGTTTACGCTCAATTGTAACTAAGTACTCTGATCATGTTCCGTTGCCTATCGAAATGCTGGAAGAAAAGCAGGATGACGAAGAAGAAAAATCAGATGAAGAAGTTAAATGGGAAATTGTCAATAAAGCTTCTTCTTTATGGACGAGGGCAAAGTCAGAAGTAAGTGAAGATGAGTATAAAGAATTTTATAAGCATGTCGGCCATGATTTTGCTGATCCTTTGGCTTGGTCTCATAACCGTGTTGAGGGTAAGACAGAATATATTTCGTTGCTATATATTCCAAGTAAAGCGCCATTTGATTTGTTTGAGCCAAATCAAACGCATGGTTTAAAGCTTTATGTACAGCGAGTTTTTATTATGGAAGATGCGGAAAAATTACTGCCTCGCTATTTGCGCTTCGTGCGAGGTGTGATTGATTCTAGTGACTTGCCATTAAATGTTTCTAGAGAAATTCTACAAGGTAATAAAGTAATTGATTCAATCCGTTCCGGATCTGTTAAGAAAGTGCTCGGCTTATTAGAAAGTATTGCTAAGAGTGATCCAGAGAAATATCAATCATTTTGGCAAGAATTTGGAAAGGTCATTAAAGAAGGTCCTGGCGAAGACTTTGCAAACAAGGAGCAGATTGCCAAGTTATTAAGATTTGCATCTACTGAAGCAGACAAAGAGGATCAAACAGTTTCTCTAGATGACTACATTGGTCGAATGAAAGAGGGTCAGGAATCTATCTACTATATAACTGCAGATAACTTTAACGCCGCTAAAAATAGCCCGCATTTAGAAATCTTTCGCAAGAAAGGCATTGAAGTTATTTTGATGTATGACCGTGTAGATGAGTGGTTGATGGGTTCTTTAAATGAATACGATGGCAAATCTTTTGTTTCTGTTGCAAAAGGCGAATTGGACCTAGATAAACTTTCTGATCAAGATGAGAAAGAGCAACAAAAGAAAGTTGAAGAAGAGTCAGCGGATATTGTCAAACTCATTAAAGAGAAGCTCGAAGACAAAGTGGAAGATGTGCGTGTATCGCATCGCTTAACGACTTCTCCTGCTTGTATCGTGTTGAATGAGCATGATATGGCACTTTATATGCAGAATTTGCTGAAACAAGCAGGTCAACAAATGCCGAGCACTAAACCAACTTTGGAAATTAATCCATCGCATCCTATGCTAGTTAAAATGAATAATGAGACCGACATTGATCAGGTTGGAGAATGGTCAATGTTGTTATTTGAGCAAGCGATACTAGCTGAAGGTGGACAATTGGAAAACCCGGCTGATTTTGTTGCGCGACTGAATAAAATCATGCTTGATCTTGCTGGCAAGTGAAATCAGCCACACCAGATTGGATAAATAGCTCTTTATCTGAGTTAACCGATGCTCAGTGGGAATCTTTGTGTGATGGTTGTGGCAAATGCTGCATGGCCAAATTGCAAGATTCAGATACCGGA harbors:
- a CDS encoding 3',5'-cyclic-nucleotide phosphodiesterase — translated: MKINVLGCSGGIGSGLRTTALRVDMNTLLDCGTGVGDLPLDDLFQIKHVFITHSHLDHVAGLPLLVDTIYESLINEPLTVHCQLETYQVLMDHIFNWKIWPNFFCLPNDENPVVRFAPMQPGKDVIIDDKTFSMVEVEHTVPAVGYMVQDSSTGSSFAFSGDTASAPKLWNMLNQQNKVDLLIVECAFADERSEIANQAKHFSPQSLARELTSLTHQLQVCVSHLQPGEEEKIMQELRLAMPERDIRSIVSGDILVL
- the ffh gene encoding signal recognition particle protein; protein product: MFDNLTKRLSDTVGKLRGQARLTEDNIQEALREVRMALLEADVALPVVKTFIERVRTAAVGKEVIENITPGQAFIKVVQDQLVHLMGDANEGLQLNTQPPAIVLVAGLQGAGKTTTIAKLAKRLTDTEKKKISVVSCDVYRPAAIKQLETLANQVGVHFFPSEVEQTPLTIAKNAISHAETNHVDILFVDTAGRLHVDNEMMEEIKALHSAVNPVETLFVVDSMSGQDAALSAQAFNDALPLTGVILTKTDGDARGGAALSVREITGKPIKFLGTGEKVDGLEPFHPDRVASRILGMGDVVSLVEEAQQKVDHQEAGRLAKKLKSGKGFSLNDLRSQLVQMQNMGGVNSLIDKLPGAGNISEAMKSQASDKSVIHMVAMIDSMTRKERRFPDIIKATRKQRIAAGSGMQVQDVNRLLKQYTQMRKMMKKISKKGGMKNMMRAMQGKMPPNMPM
- the rpsP gene encoding 30S ribosomal protein S16, translating into MVSIRLARGGAKKRPFYHIVVTDSRKRRDSGYIERLGYFNPRATGQEVRLHVDMERVNYWQGVGAKSSERVETLLKGADSAA
- the rimM gene encoding ribosome maturation factor RimM (Essential for efficient processing of 16S rRNA) translates to MKQKEKVLLGLINGLFGVKGWVKVYSYTRPRAKIVEYKHWYLGENFDQPIRVQQGRSQKGGVVAKLEGIDDREAAVELLDNEIWVAGDQLPSLPKNEYYWYQLIGLEVLGKDNKLLGSIKGLIETGANDVMVVSGKDKIEHLIPYIQGQVIKSIDLEQKRMVVDWNTDF
- the trmD gene encoding tRNA (guanosine(37)-N1)-methyltransferase TrmD produces the protein MRIDVITLFPELVSTMLDHGVVGRALRAKQVDLELTNPRDFADDANNRVDDRPYGGGPGMVLQYAPLSKALEHVKSQLDSSVKARVVYLSPQGQRLNQTAVRRLSQSENLVLMCGRYEGIDERFIEANIDEELSIGDYVISGGELAAMVLIDAMVRTLPGVLGDDQSAEQESFEHGLLDCPHYTRPESIDGSKVPEELLSGDHSKIATWRLKQALGRTYLRRPDMIEQQHLSDQEQQLLKEYLVEVKAKNER
- the rplS gene encoding 50S ribosomal protein L19, which codes for MSNIISELEAEQLKTGFPEFSAGDTIVVQVRVKEGDRERLQAFEGVVIAKRNRGINSAFTVRKISHGEGVERVFQTHSPLIASVEVKRRGDVRRAKLYYLRGLTGRAARIKEKLG
- a CDS encoding methylated-DNA--[protein]-cysteine S-methyltransferase; this encodes MTKNSFDYILPSPIGSLGLNISVNGIQRLFYIKTKQESYIPTGGFAAKVHQQIMEYFELQRTEFDLPVDIQGTAYQNRVWNEVAKIPYGESLTYGDIAKVINSGPRAVGNACRHNPVPIIIPCHRVVRKGGIGGYCGSVMGKQVQQKDWLLRHEIGTPVTSEIFV
- a CDS encoding DUF6524 family protein, coding for MALHKITWQGVLVRFLVALALVFCTYNPHGWSYFDWLQSYLNPVGDDTTSLPLLLLAGIVLLIVWTIYIRATMRSLGMFGLLLAAAFFGVLLWLAIDFIPSLTDDMKILIDLVLVVLAGILATGITWSHIRRRVTGQADVDDVE
- the htpG gene encoding molecular chaperone HtpG; this translates as MSEQAQAENNKETLKFESEVSQILHLMIHSLYSNKEIFLRELVSNASDACDKLRFEALSNADLLTDDTDLKIQIEYDEENKTISVRDNGIGMTREEVIENIGTIAKSGTKEFLENLTGDQAKDSNLIGQFGVGFYSAFIVAKRVELKTRSATVEAKHGVHWQSEGTGEYDLAEIEKADRGTEIILHLKEEEVELLSGWRLRSIVTKYSDHVPLPIEMLEEKQDDEEEKSDEEVKWEIVNKASSLWTRAKSEVSEDEYKEFYKHVGHDFADPLAWSHNRVEGKTEYISLLYIPSKAPFDLFEPNQTHGLKLYVQRVFIMEDAEKLLPRYLRFVRGVIDSSDLPLNVSREILQGNKVIDSIRSGSVKKVLGLLESIAKSDPEKYQSFWQEFGKVIKEGPGEDFANKEQIAKLLRFASTEADKEDQTVSLDDYIGRMKEGQESIYYITADNFNAAKNSPHLEIFRKKGIEVILMYDRVDEWLMGSLNEYDGKSFVSVAKGELDLDKLSDQDEKEQQKKVEEESADIVKLIKEKLEDKVEDVRVSHRLTTSPACIVLNEHDMALYMQNLLKQAGQQMPSTKPTLEINPSHPMLVKMNNETDIDQVGEWSMLLFEQAILAEGGQLENPADFVARLNKIMLDLAGK